One window from the genome of Haladaptatus paucihalophilus DX253 encodes:
- a CDS encoding DEAD/DEAH box helicase, producing MATTDAATNYVEHPYLSPSFIERRLYQIQLAGTARNDHTLVCLPTGLGKTTVSLLVTAERFDDVGGKSLLLAPTKPLVNQHADFYREALSIPDEDIVVFTGEVRPDERSELWKSSKVIIATPQVVENDIVGGRIDLGPVTHVTFDECHRATGDYAYNYIAERYHADADDPLVTGMSASPGGDKESILEVCENLGLHEVEVMTEEDSDVSTYTHDTEVEWVRVQLPDEIIEIRDALNEVISDRLERLKDLGVINTTRPDVSQKDLNKVRGQLQKLIDNDQSEGYQGMSAHAEVMKLRRAVELAETQSVESLRRYFERQRNSARSSGASKASQRMVSEPKVQEAMRKAVQYEGRHPKFQKVRTYVAETLGLNDGERIIVFTESRDTAETLTDFFNDELGSQLTARRFVGQGDKDGSDGMTQKEQQETLDKFRAGEFEVLVSTSVAEEGLDVPEVDLVLFYEPVPTAVRSIQRKGRTGRQAQGQVVVLLAEDTRDEAYFWISKRREDEMEEELRKLKGVAKEVEEELDDSQQTLGSFGGDGDGGGKTSEVGHGLQEFETGAAGDTDDAEDGAGDGGSEPDGVVATARKRDNSDAVEIVADQRELDANIARDLSAREGVDVRLETLAVGDYVLSDRVAVERKSVSDFLDTLVGSDRSMFEQVGDMNRHYARPVVIIEGDGLYEERNVHPNAIRGAVSSLAVDFGASVLRTEDEADTTDLLEVIATREQEVAQREVSVHGDKHAKTLAEQQEYVVASIADIGPVTARALLSEFETVQAVMTASKDDLMETEGVGEITADRIREVVSNEYDP from the coding sequence ATGGCGACCACGGACGCTGCAACGAACTACGTGGAACACCCCTATCTCTCGCCCTCGTTCATCGAGCGGCGACTCTATCAGATTCAACTGGCCGGGACCGCGCGGAACGACCACACGCTCGTCTGCCTCCCGACCGGACTGGGAAAGACGACGGTCAGCCTGCTCGTGACGGCCGAACGATTCGACGACGTGGGCGGGAAATCGCTCCTTCTCGCGCCGACGAAACCGCTGGTGAACCAGCACGCCGACTTCTATCGGGAAGCCCTCTCGATTCCGGACGAGGACATCGTGGTGTTCACCGGCGAGGTCCGCCCCGACGAACGCTCGGAGCTTTGGAAATCGTCGAAAGTCATCATCGCCACGCCGCAAGTCGTTGAAAACGACATCGTGGGCGGGCGCATCGACCTCGGACCGGTGACGCACGTCACCTTCGACGAGTGTCACCGCGCGACCGGCGACTACGCGTACAACTACATCGCGGAGCGCTACCACGCGGACGCGGACGACCCGCTCGTTACCGGAATGAGCGCGTCGCCGGGTGGCGACAAGGAGTCGATTCTGGAGGTCTGTGAGAATCTCGGACTGCACGAAGTCGAAGTGATGACGGAGGAGGACAGCGACGTCTCGACGTACACCCACGACACCGAAGTCGAGTGGGTTCGCGTGCAACTCCCCGACGAAATCATCGAGATTCGGGACGCCCTGAACGAGGTCATCTCCGACAGACTGGAGCGCCTGAAGGACCTCGGCGTCATCAACACGACGCGCCCCGACGTCTCCCAGAAGGACCTGAACAAGGTCCGGGGTCAGTTGCAGAAACTCATCGACAACGACCAGTCGGAGGGGTACCAGGGCATGTCCGCGCACGCCGAGGTGATGAAACTCCGCCGGGCGGTCGAACTCGCGGAAACCCAGAGCGTCGAATCTCTCCGTCGGTATTTCGAACGCCAGCGCAACTCCGCCCGCTCGTCGGGCGCGTCGAAGGCGAGCCAGCGCATGGTTTCCGAGCCGAAAGTGCAGGAAGCGATGCGCAAGGCGGTCCAGTACGAGGGTCGGCATCCGAAGTTTCAGAAGGTCAGGACCTACGTCGCCGAAACGCTGGGACTGAACGACGGGGAGCGTATCATCGTCTTCACCGAATCACGCGACACGGCGGAGACGCTGACGGACTTCTTCAACGACGAACTCGGAAGCCAGTTGACCGCCCGGCGGTTCGTCGGGCAGGGCGACAAGGACGGCAGCGACGGAATGACCCAGAAGGAACAGCAGGAAACGCTCGACAAGTTCCGGGCGGGCGAGTTCGAGGTGCTCGTCTCCACCTCCGTCGCCGAGGAGGGGTTGGACGTTCCCGAAGTCGATTTGGTACTCTTCTACGAACCCGTTCCGACGGCGGTGCGGTCGATTCAGCGGAAAGGACGGACCGGCCGACAGGCACAGGGGCAAGTCGTCGTCCTTCTCGCCGAGGATACCCGCGACGAGGCGTACTTCTGGATTTCGAAGCGTCGGGAGGACGAGATGGAAGAAGAGCTACGGAAGCTCAAAGGCGTCGCCAAGGAAGTCGAGGAGGAACTGGACGACTCACAACAGACGCTCGGGTCGTTCGGCGGCGACGGTGACGGCGGCGGAAAGACGAGCGAGGTGGGCCACGGCTTACAGGAGTTCGAGACGGGGGCGGCGGGCGACACGGACGATGCCGAGGACGGTGCGGGCGACGGGGGGTCGGAACCGGATGGCGTCGTTGCGACGGCGCGCAAACGCGATAACTCCGATGCCGTCGAAATCGTCGCCGACCAGCGCGAACTCGACGCGAACATCGCCCGCGACCTCTCCGCGCGCGAAGGCGTCGATGTCCGCCTCGAAACGCTCGCGGTCGGCGACTACGTTCTGAGCGACCGAGTTGCCGTCGAGCGAAAGTCGGTGAGCGACTTCCTCGATACGCTCGTCGGAAGCGACCGCTCGATGTTCGAGCAGGTGGGGGACATGAACCGCCACTACGCCCGCCCGGTCGTCATCATCGAGGGCGACGGACTCTACGAGGAGCGAAACGTCCACCCGAACGCGATTCGGGGTGCGGTTTCGTCCCTCGCCGTCGATTTCGGTGCGAGCGTCCTCCGAACCGAGGACGAGGCGGACACGACGGACCTGCTCGAAGTCATCGCCACCCGCGAACAGGAGGTCGCACAGCGCGAGGTCTCCGTGCACGGTGACAAGCACGCGAAGACGCTCGCGGAGCAACAGGAGTACGTCGTGGCCTCTATCGCGGACATCGGGCCGGTGACCGCTCGGGCGTTGCTCTCCGAGTTCGAGACGGTTCAAGCCGTCATGACCGCCTCGAAAGACGACCTTATGGAGACCGAGGGGGTCGGCGAGATAACCGCCGACAGAATCCGCGAGGTCGTTTCGAACGAGTACGATCCGTAA
- a CDS encoding diacylglycerol/polyprenol kinase family protein: MAGEVKRRLVHVSGTGFPALYLLGLLTWEQLRCLLLLGSAVALALEIIRLFVGLDWKIYDELTRSYEQDNLAGYALYFFGMTATAWVFEPRIAVPAMLMLTIADPISGLIGSGELGIKAAHTLLVTFAVCLLIASAFGLPLPAAVFGAVAATLADGVKPVIAGYVIDDNLTIPIGAAVAIFVGLRYLPILV; the protein is encoded by the coding sequence GTGGCGGGTGAAGTCAAGCGCAGGCTGGTACACGTCAGCGGAACCGGATTTCCGGCGCTGTACCTACTGGGGTTGCTGACGTGGGAGCAGTTGCGCTGCCTTCTTCTCCTCGGTTCCGCGGTCGCGCTCGCACTCGAAATCATCCGTCTGTTCGTCGGCCTCGACTGGAAGATATACGACGAACTCACGCGGAGTTACGAACAGGACAACCTCGCGGGTTACGCCCTCTACTTCTTCGGCATGACCGCGACGGCGTGGGTGTTCGAACCGCGAATCGCCGTTCCCGCGATGCTCATGCTGACCATCGCCGACCCCATCAGCGGCCTCATCGGGTCGGGCGAACTCGGCATCAAGGCGGCCCACACTTTGCTGGTGACTTTCGCGGTCTGTCTTCTCATCGCATCCGCCTTCGGCCTCCCGCTTCCCGCCGCCGTGTTCGGTGCCGTCGCTGCGACGCTCGCCGACGGCGTGAAACCCGTCATCGCGGGCTACGTCATCGACGACAATCTCACGATTCCCATCGGTGCCGCCGTGGCTATCTTCGTCGGGTTGCGGTATCTGCCGATACTCGTTTGA
- the glyS gene encoding glycine--tRNA ligase, whose protein sequence is MTGELVELAKRRGFFFQSSEAYGGVSGFYVYGPQGAALKRNIEDSWRDRFQVQEGHREIEAPTVMPEPVFEASGHLDTFDDMLVECPECGESHRADHLIEDNTDIEDAEAMPLSEVGDLIAEYDLHCPSCETPLAGEPVEDFNLMFETDIGPGSGHPGYLRPETAQGIFVEFPRLKEYARNQLPFGITQIGTAYRNEISPRKSIIRVREFTQAELEHFIDPETDEPPLHRVEDVEVTLYSAVEQNDDDGDYLRTTIGEAVEEGIIASDWVAYYLGVGQEWYERIGVDMDRFRFRQHLAGERAHYASDCWDAEAEIDGDWIEITGYAYRSDYDLSKHDKYSDEDFTIFRQYDEPKVVERATVDPDMSYLGPEFGGAAADIAEALQTLAERDRTAFDGDVVTVEADGDTYAIPVEKTGFSVEEVKESGEHIVPHVVEPSIGIGRVLYTVLDHAYDTDEIEGETRTRLSLDPEIAPTTVGVFPLMDKDDMGETARDIAAELRSHGLDVVYDDSGNIGRRYRRQDEVGTPFCVTVDYEGLEDDTVTLRERDSTEQVRVAVDDLPNLIADLRSGERAFSEL, encoded by the coding sequence ATGACCGGCGAGTTGGTCGAACTCGCCAAGCGTCGTGGTTTCTTCTTCCAATCGTCGGAAGCATACGGCGGCGTGTCCGGCTTCTACGTCTACGGCCCGCAAGGTGCGGCGCTGAAGCGAAACATCGAGGACTCGTGGCGCGACCGCTTTCAGGTACAGGAGGGCCACCGGGAGATAGAAGCACCGACGGTGATGCCGGAACCCGTCTTCGAGGCGTCGGGCCACCTCGACACTTTCGACGACATGCTGGTCGAATGCCCCGAATGCGGCGAGAGCCACCGCGCAGACCATCTCATCGAGGACAACACGGACATCGAGGACGCGGAAGCCATGCCGCTTTCGGAAGTCGGCGACCTCATCGCCGAGTACGACCTCCACTGTCCGAGCTGTGAGACGCCGCTGGCGGGCGAGCCGGTCGAAGACTTCAACCTCATGTTCGAGACGGACATCGGTCCCGGCTCCGGCCACCCCGGCTATCTCCGCCCTGAGACGGCACAGGGCATCTTCGTCGAGTTCCCGCGACTCAAGGAGTACGCCCGCAATCAACTCCCGTTCGGTATCACCCAAATCGGCACGGCCTACCGGAACGAGATCAGCCCGCGGAAATCCATCATCCGCGTCCGCGAGTTCACGCAGGCGGAACTCGAACACTTCATCGACCCCGAAACCGACGAACCGCCGCTTCACCGCGTCGAGGACGTCGAAGTGACGCTGTACTCCGCCGTCGAACAGAACGACGATGACGGCGACTACCTCCGAACGACCATCGGTGAGGCGGTCGAGGAGGGCATCATCGCCAGCGACTGGGTTGCCTACTACCTCGGCGTCGGTCAGGAGTGGTACGAACGAATCGGCGTGGACATGGACCGTTTCCGCTTCCGACAGCACCTCGCGGGCGAGCGCGCCCACTACGCGAGCGACTGTTGGGACGCCGAAGCCGAAATCGACGGCGACTGGATAGAGATTACCGGCTACGCCTACCGGAGCGACTACGACCTCTCGAAGCACGACAAATACTCCGACGAGGATTTCACCATCTTCCGGCAGTACGACGAACCGAAAGTGGTCGAACGGGCGACGGTCGACCCCGACATGAGCTATCTCGGTCCGGAGTTCGGCGGCGCGGCCGCCGACATCGCCGAGGCGCTCCAGACGCTCGCGGAGCGCGACCGCACCGCCTTCGACGGCGACGTGGTGACCGTGGAAGCCGACGGCGACACCTACGCGATTCCGGTCGAGAAGACCGGTTTCAGCGTCGAGGAAGTCAAGGAGTCGGGCGAACACATCGTTCCGCACGTCGTCGAACCGTCCATCGGTATCGGCCGCGTTCTTTACACCGTCCTCGACCACGCCTACGACACGGACGAAATCGAGGGCGAAACGCGAACCCGGCTGTCGCTCGACCCCGAAATCGCGCCGACGACGGTCGGCGTCTTCCCGCTCATGGACAAGGACGACATGGGCGAGACGGCCAGAGACATCGCGGCCGAACTCCGAAGCCACGGCCTCGATGTGGTCTACGACGACTCCGGGAACATCGGCCGTCGATACCGGCGACAGGATGAAGTCGGCACGCCGTTCTGCGTCACCGTCGATTACGAGGGTCTCGAAGACGACACGGTGACGCTCCGCGAGCGAGACTCAACCGAACAAGTTCGCGTCGCCGTCGACGACCTCCCGAACCTCATCGCCGACCTTCGGAGCGGCGAGCGCGCCTTCTCCGAACTCTAA
- a CDS encoding CBS domain-containing protein, whose translation MNVAEAMTPRSDVVTVELPGTRDDVLEYLQERSFSSVPVVKQTDDGEQYRGLISRDDLIENPDEDQLAMLMRDVATTTQDASVEDVAKLMLDERTRRVPVVDGELEGIVTVTDVVRAIAEGEADGDTDVGELASPDVNTCYVDTPLSVAEREIYYANVPYAVTLGEDGEMSGILTEVDIIDVAHVVEGEDDTGGSIANEDDAWMWEGIKSVGNSYIPTRNVQIPSAPVSEYMTDDVVRVSKHKTAREVAQMMLTNDIEQVPLVSGDLLVGIVRDVNLLEALK comes from the coding sequence ATGAACGTTGCCGAAGCGATGACACCCCGGTCAGACGTGGTTACTGTCGAGCTTCCGGGCACGCGCGACGATGTGCTCGAATACTTGCAGGAACGCTCGTTTTCCTCCGTTCCGGTCGTCAAGCAGACTGACGACGGCGAGCAGTACCGCGGTCTCATCTCGCGCGATGACCTCATCGAGAACCCCGACGAAGACCAACTTGCGATGCTCATGCGCGACGTCGCGACGACGACGCAGGACGCATCCGTCGAAGACGTCGCCAAATTGATGTTGGACGAACGAACCCGCCGCGTTCCCGTCGTCGACGGCGAACTCGAAGGAATCGTCACCGTCACGGACGTCGTTCGAGCGATAGCCGAAGGCGAAGCCGATGGCGACACGGATGTCGGCGAACTGGCGAGTCCGGACGTCAACACCTGTTACGTCGACACGCCGCTGAGCGTCGCCGAACGCGAAATCTACTACGCGAACGTCCCGTACGCTGTCACGCTCGGCGAGGACGGCGAGATGAGCGGCATCCTCACCGAAGTCGATATCATCGACGTCGCCCACGTGGTCGAGGGCGAGGACGACACCGGCGGCAGTATCGCAAACGAGGACGATGCGTGGATGTGGGAGGGAATCAAATCGGTCGGCAACAGTTACATCCCGACGCGAAACGTCCAGATTCCGTCCGCCCCGGTCAGCGAGTACATGACCGACGACGTGGTGAGGGTTTCGAAACACAAGACCGCGCGCGAGGTCGCACAGATGATGCTGACGAACGACATCGAACAGGTTCCCCTCGTTAGCGGCGACCTCCTCGTCGGCATCGTGCGCGACGTGAACCTGTTGGAGGCGCTTAAATGA
- a CDS encoding DUF7529 family protein: MPETGDEEGNYAERIAANADAEKDAWGMTLEDMNAMADDLESEGWDVVTVPASHTAPENPDAGDTDRFGFVYVIPDNYAEDFSEAVEAGTFPKYQVFRKEVGSRVFQLTQFLDPDTETAILIAGSYEMMHAPPLVKTAMEEDEMFSHVQTLDGTVHGSFRHDDYTKFFPEPEKYEDYVVEANVGTDDE, from the coding sequence ATGCCAGAAACCGGCGACGAGGAAGGCAACTACGCCGAGCGAATCGCGGCGAACGCCGATGCCGAGAAGGATGCGTGGGGGATGACGCTCGAAGACATGAACGCGATGGCGGACGACCTCGAATCGGAGGGGTGGGACGTCGTTACCGTCCCCGCCAGCCACACCGCACCGGAAAACCCGGACGCGGGCGACACCGACCGGTTCGGTTTCGTTTACGTCATCCCGGACAACTACGCCGAGGACTTCAGTGAAGCGGTCGAAGCGGGGACGTTCCCGAAATATCAAGTTTTCCGCAAGGAAGTCGGCTCCCGCGTGTTCCAGCTCACGCAGTTCCTCGACCCCGACACCGAAACCGCGATTCTCATCGCGGGCTCCTACGAGATGATGCACGCGCCGCCGCTCGTCAAAACGGCGATGGAAGAAGACGAGATGTTCAGTCACGTCCAGACGCTGGACGGGACGGTTCACGGGTCGTTCCGGCACGACGACTACACGAAATTCTTCCCGGAGCCGGAAAAGTACGAAGACTACGTTGTGGAAGCGAACGTCGGAACCGACGACGAATAG
- a CDS encoding DUF7555 family protein, with product MAAPDRSPRRARQALDALVYAIAVTGVAFVGGGLVSFPLGGGLVGVKYFLFLIGFLLFGYGAWQLRPDRPWDVDKSDGEIEIVRNDTRGEVIGSREETRFQATVQRLPPLSWYSIPPEERFSPGAKLFLASIAILLASFLMEAVFGVGA from the coding sequence ATGGCTGCACCGGACCGGTCTCCACGGCGGGCACGACAGGCGCTCGACGCACTCGTCTACGCCATCGCAGTGACCGGTGTGGCGTTCGTCGGCGGCGGCCTGGTAAGCTTCCCGCTCGGCGGCGGGCTGGTCGGCGTGAAGTACTTTCTGTTTCTGATCGGCTTCCTGCTGTTCGGATACGGTGCGTGGCAGTTACGACCCGACCGTCCGTGGGACGTGGATAAATCCGACGGCGAGATAGAGATCGTGCGAAACGATACCCGGGGCGAGGTCATCGGTTCGCGCGAGGAGACGCGGTTTCAAGCTACCGTGCAGCGACTGCCGCCGCTGTCGTGGTATTCGATTCCGCCCGAGGAGCGGTTTTCTCCCGGTGCGAAGCTGTTTCTGGCGAGCATCGCGATTCTCCTCGCTTCGTTCCTCATGGAAGCCGTGTTCGGCGTTGGCGCGTAG
- a CDS encoding ABC transporter ATP-binding protein, whose protein sequence is MSEVQQSKSTSVSEGETLVEINDLKTYYGDGGLIDSTPVKAVDGVSLEIKRGETLGLVGESGCGKSTLGRTLIQLEEATSGEVLFDGTDITELSGQELKNWRRNSQMVFQDPESSLNDRMTVGEIIREPLDVHDWKTPRERREHVRELLDVVGLQPEHYYRYPHQFSGGQRQRIGIARALALEPEFIVLDEPVSALDVSVQAQILNLLEDLQEEFGLTYLFIAHDLSVVRHICDRVAVMYLGHIMELGPSDELFEEPKNPYTISLLSAIPDPDPTSSRERITLRGTPPSPRDPPKGCPFSTRCPMKIRPEEFRDADDDLWLNIEIFREVVRARTRADRSVTDQVKELLGMETRFSDIGEIQQELFADIDIPRDIEQHIDEATGYIENNDDQQAREYLRDVFGSVCDSDSPGDNVVSNSGRFSHCHRHLDEYDEPDEFTPYANR, encoded by the coding sequence ATGAGCGAAGTACAGCAGAGTAAATCCACCTCTGTCTCGGAAGGCGAGACGCTCGTTGAAATCAACGACCTGAAGACCTACTACGGCGACGGCGGTCTCATCGATTCGACCCCCGTGAAGGCGGTCGACGGCGTTTCGCTCGAAATCAAACGCGGCGAAACGCTCGGGCTGGTCGGCGAATCCGGCTGTGGCAAATCGACGCTCGGACGGACGCTCATCCAGTTGGAGGAAGCGACGTCCGGTGAGGTGCTGTTCGACGGCACCGACATTACCGAACTGTCGGGACAGGAACTCAAAAACTGGCGACGGAACAGCCAGATGGTCTTCCAGGACCCCGAATCCAGCCTCAACGACCGGATGACGGTCGGGGAGATCATCCGCGAACCGCTCGACGTTCACGATTGGAAGACGCCGCGCGAGCGCCGGGAACACGTTCGAGAACTGCTCGACGTGGTTGGGTTGCAACCCGAGCACTACTACCGCTATCCGCACCAGTTCTCGGGTGGGCAGCGCCAGCGCATCGGCATCGCCCGCGCGCTCGCGCTCGAACCCGAGTTCATCGTGCTGGACGAACCCGTCTCGGCGCTGGACGTGTCCGTGCAGGCCCAGATTCTCAACCTGCTCGAAGACCTGCAGGAGGAGTTCGGCCTGACGTACCTGTTCATCGCCCACGACCTCTCGGTCGTTCGGCACATCTGTGACCGCGTGGCGGTGATGTATCTCGGTCACATCATGGAACTCGGTCCGTCGGACGAACTGTTCGAAGAACCGAAAAATCCCTACACGATTTCGCTCCTGTCGGCGATCCCCGACCCCGACCCGACGAGCAGTCGGGAGCGCATCACGCTTCGGGGAACGCCACCGAGTCCCCGCGACCCGCCGAAGGGATGTCCGTTCAGCACGCGCTGTCCGATGAAGATTCGGCCGGAGGAGTTCCGGGACGCGGACGACGACCTCTGGCTCAACATCGAGATCTTCCGCGAAGTCGTGCGCGCACGAACCCGCGCGGACCGGTCGGTGACCGACCAGGTGAAGGAACTGCTCGGCATGGAGACGCGCTTTTCGGACATCGGCGAGATTCAACAGGAGTTGTTCGCCGATATCGACATCCCGCGCGACATCGAACAGCACATCGACGAGGCGACGGGCTACATCGAGAACAACGACGACCAGCAGGCCCGCGAGTATCTCCGCGACGTGTTCGGAAGCGTCTGTGACTCCGACTCGCCCGGCGACAACGTGGTGAGCAATTCCGGTCGCTTTAGTCACTGTCACCGCCACCTCGACGAGTACGACGAACCGGACGAGTTCACGCCCTACGCGAATCGGTAA
- a CDS encoding ABC transporter ATP-binding protein — protein sequence MASSQHPSSIADREPMLRVENLQTAFFTDKEVIRACDGVSFDIKPGETVGVVGESGSGKSVTARSIMGLIKSPGRILDGSIQFKGEELTTKSEKEYRQIRGGDIAMVFQDPLTSLNPVYSVGNQIKEALRLHQGLTGTEATKEAINLLEAVGIPDAGRRVREYPHEFSGGMRQRAVIAMALACDPELLICDEPTTALDVTIQAQILELLDELQEERDLAIMFITHDMGVIAEIADRVNVMYAGEIVESAPVVELFENPRHPYTRGLLRSIPGNNPDADRLVTIEGDVPTPNEPATYCRFAPRCPEAFDSCDKVHPVPVAVNDDSEDHAAACLLYPEDVSQSEAIDVHRNAATESEDEL from the coding sequence ATGGCATCGAGTCAACACCCCTCGTCGATCGCCGACAGGGAACCGATGCTTCGCGTCGAGAACCTTCAGACGGCCTTCTTCACCGACAAGGAAGTCATCCGCGCCTGTGACGGCGTTTCGTTCGACATCAAACCCGGTGAGACGGTCGGCGTCGTCGGCGAATCCGGGTCCGGAAAGAGCGTCACCGCACGCTCCATCATGGGACTCATCAAGTCGCCGGGCCGCATCCTCGATGGAAGTATCCAATTCAAGGGCGAGGAACTGACGACGAAGAGCGAAAAGGAGTACCGACAGATTCGCGGCGGCGACATCGCGATGGTGTTCCAGGACCCCCTGACGAGTCTGAATCCCGTGTACTCCGTCGGAAATCAGATCAAGGAGGCGCTTCGCCTCCACCAAGGGCTGACGGGAACGGAAGCGACCAAGGAGGCCATCAACCTCCTCGAAGCGGTCGGAATCCCGGACGCCGGACGACGGGTCCGCGAGTACCCACACGAGTTCTCGGGTGGGATGCGCCAGCGGGCGGTTATCGCCATGGCGCTCGCGTGCGACCCCGAACTGCTCATCTGTGACGAGCCGACGACGGCGCTCGACGTGACGATTCAGGCCCAAATCCTCGAACTCCTCGACGAGCTTCAGGAGGAGCGCGACCTCGCCATCATGTTCATCACCCACGACATGGGTGTCATCGCGGAAATCGCTGACCGCGTGAACGTGATGTACGCGGGCGAAATCGTCGAGAGCGCTCCCGTCGTGGAACTGTTCGAAAATCCACGACACCCCTACACTCGGGGGCTTCTTCGAAGCATTCCGGGGAACAACCCGGACGCGGACCGCCTCGTCACCATCGAGGGCGACGTTCCGACGCCGAACGAACCGGCGACGTACTGCCGGTTCGCCCCCCGGTGTCCCGAAGCGTTCGATTCGTGCGACAAAGTGCATCCGGTACCCGTCGCGGTCAACGACGATTCGGAGGACCACGCCGCGGCGTGCTTGCTGTATCCGGAAGACGTATCCCAATCAGAGGCCATCGACGTGCACCGAAATGCGGCAACCGAAAGTGAGGATGAACTATGA
- a CDS encoding ABC transporter permease, whose amino-acid sequence MEARNMSSNSTIREERPLRERIADNPQPATLWLAGFLLLIAVEFGALSGMIMSFPWAALMDKLPFLKPVAAPFATLGDALANLPTLLSREIFDNTGWQSPQGGWKGTFLGLSPAIVWTIRVTLIYAYSLVFLYWIWRGYLTFRKHYRYADWTPRDDMVNRFRGHTWGLFGFVIVFMFVVMAIFAPALGTTTVERNIKNPYSYEVNYLNKDTGQVEKVNIGDANAGSTSEGPSGNVAPMTYDDYGRWHPFGTLPLGSDMFTFMVHGARVSMFIGVTAILVSGLIATAFALLTAYYKGLVDLGAVIIGDSIMSIPRLLFLILLSYVLADTWIARIYNGGFLLALLFAGTGWPYLWRAVRGPAFQVSEQEWIDAARSFGQSPVTTMKKHMAPYILGYLLVYSSMTLGGIIIGVAGLSFLGLGINAPTPEWGRAVSMGQGYVAGPSWHISFIPGVLIVLVVTAFNALGDGIRDAVDPQSETGEDAGAEVAATGGGA is encoded by the coding sequence ATGGAGGCGCGTAATATGAGTTCAAATTCGACCATTCGAGAAGAACGTCCCCTCCGCGAACGAATCGCAGACAACCCACAACCGGCCACGCTGTGGCTCGCCGGATTCCTACTGCTGATCGCGGTCGAATTCGGTGCGCTCTCGGGCATGATAATGTCGTTCCCGTGGGCGGCGCTGATGGACAAACTGCCCTTCCTCAAACCGGTCGCCGCGCCGTTTGCGACCCTCGGCGACGCGCTGGCGAACCTGCCGACGCTCCTTTCGAGGGAGATATTCGACAACACCGGATGGCAATCGCCACAGGGCGGTTGGAAGGGAACGTTCCTCGGACTCTCCCCGGCCATCGTTTGGACGATTCGGGTTACGCTCATCTACGCCTATTCGCTCGTCTTCCTGTACTGGATTTGGCGTGGCTACCTCACGTTCCGGAAGCACTATCGATACGCCGACTGGACTCCCCGTGACGACATGGTGAACCGATTCCGCGGTCACACGTGGGGTCTGTTCGGGTTCGTCATCGTCTTCATGTTCGTCGTGATGGCGATTTTCGCACCCGCACTCGGAACGACGACGGTCGAGCGCAACATCAAAAACCCGTACTCCTACGAGGTTAACTATCTCAACAAGGACACCGGGCAGGTCGAGAAAGTCAATATCGGTGACGCTAATGCGGGTTCGACATCGGAAGGTCCGAGCGGAAACGTCGCTCCGATGACCTACGACGACTACGGCCGATGGCACCCGTTCGGGACGTTACCGTTGGGGTCGGACATGTTCACCTTCATGGTACACGGTGCTCGCGTGTCGATGTTCATCGGTGTCACCGCTATCTTGGTGAGCGGACTCATCGCGACGGCGTTCGCGCTCCTGACGGCGTACTACAAGGGTCTCGTCGACCTCGGTGCCGTCATCATCGGTGACTCCATCATGTCGATTCCCCGTCTCCTGTTCCTCATCTTGCTCTCGTACGTGTTAGCGGACACCTGGATTGCGCGCATATATAACGGCGGTTTCCTGCTCGCCTTACTGTTCGCCGGGACGGGATGGCCGTATCTCTGGCGTGCGGTGCGCGGTCCCGCGTTCCAAGTGTCCGAACAGGAGTGGATCGACGCGGCGAGGAGCTTCGGACAGAGCCCCGTTACGACCATGAAAAAGCACATGGCACCGTACATCCTCGGCTACCTGCTCGTCTACTCCTCGATGACCCTCGGCGGCATCATCATCGGGGTTGCGGGACTGTCGTTCCTCGGCCTCGGTATCAACGCCCCGACGCCCGAGTGGGGTCGTGCGGTAAGTATGGGACAGGGCTACGTGGCGGGTCCATCGTGGCACATCTCGTTCATTCCGGGTGTGCTCATCGTGCTCGTCGTCACCGCCTTCAACGCGCTCGGCGACGGCATCCGCGACGCGGTTGACCCGCAGAGCGAGACTGGCGAAGACGCCGGTGCCGAAGTCGCGGCGACGGGAGGTGGCGCATAA